From Anopheles coluzzii chromosome 3, AcolN3, whole genome shotgun sequence, the proteins below share one genomic window:
- the LOC120958513 gene encoding venom serine protease-like yields MKLKLSFGPATLWLFVCAALDAALLTDAQYAGCDYTIDVASGQSYSIYSPYYSGFYPAYTQCRWTLTTTPGSRIALSCSDVAIPLSTSCAADRLVISKTGQSNLADGQAYCGSGVLSTESTYSGLTIALLVPGTSKGGRFFCTATKIECQCGVRRTRKIVGGEETLVNEFPMMAALVDGSKSGEGIFCGATIITNYHAVTAAHCYMGRSISNLALLVGEHDITTGSESPYTALLLLASIKIHEGYSSTTSSSSNDIAIVRTRTEILFNAGVGPACLPIKFVGASFVGIQLEAVGWGTLDYGAPKSNVPMKVALPVVNPSQCSALYPTFSAQQQLCTLTPNKDTCQSDSGGPLFYTDAYNKRAYLLGTIGYGIACATDRPSVSTNVLYYTQWIMNNTPEWNYCYQ; encoded by the exons atgaaattaaaattatccTTCG GACCGGCCACTTTAtggctgtttgtttgtgccgCGCTTGATGCGGCACTGTTGACCGACGCTCAGTATGCAGGGTGTGACTACACGATCGATGTCGCTAGCGGGCAGTCGTACTCGATCTACTCACCGTACTACAGTGGGTTCTATCCCGCCTACACGCAGTGCCGGTGGACGCTGACCACAACGCCCGGGTCCCGGATCGCGCTATCCTGCAGCGATGTTGCGATCCCGCTG AGCACTTCCTGCGCTGCCGATCGGCTTGTCATCTCCAAAACGGGACAAAGCAACCTGGCCGATGGGCAGGCGTACTGTGGTTCCGGCGTGCTGAGCACGGAGTCAACGTACAGCGGGCTCACGATCGCGCTGCTCGTACCCGGCACCTCGAAAGGGGGACGGTTCTTCTGTACCGCCACCAAGATCGAGTGTCAGTGTGGTGTGCGTCGAACG AGAAAGATTGTTGGCGGTGAGGAGACGCTGGTGAACGAGTTTCCCATGATGGCCGCCCTGGTGGATGGATCGAAAAGCGGCGAGGGCATCTTCTGCGGTGCTACAATCA TAACGAACTATCACGCAGTAACGGCCGCCCACTGCTACATGGGCCGCTCCATATCAAACCTGGCGCTGCTCGTTGGCGAGCACGACATTACCACCGGGTCCGAATCTCCCTACACAGCCCTACTCCTGCTCGCGTCGATCAAAATCCACGAAGGatacagcagcaccaccagctccagcagcaacGATATCGCAATCGTACGCACGCGCACGGAGATCCTATTCAATGCCGGTGTTGGACCTGCCTGCCTACCGATCAAGTTCGTCGGTGCCTCGTTCGTCGGCATCCAGCTGGAAGCGGTCGGCTGGGGTACGCTCGATTACGGCGCTCCCAAATCGAACGTACCGATGAAGGTCGCCCTACCGGTGGTGAACCCGTCCCAGTGCTCCGCGCTCTATCCGACCTTCtccgcccagcagcagctgtgcACGCTGACCCCGAACAAAGACACCTGCCAGAGCGATTCGGGCGGTCCGCTCTTCTACACCGATGCGTACAACAAGCGGGCCTATCTGCTCGGCACGATCGGGTACGGTATTGCCTGTGCCACCGATCGGCCCAGCGTCAGCACGAACGTGCTCTACTACACGCAGTGGATAATGAACAACACGCCGGAGTGGAACTATTGCTATCAATAA